Genomic DNA from Desulfurobacterium indicum:
TGAGGCTAAGGAAGAACTTCAGGATATGTTCTCCAGGAGGTACTCCTAATGGTTTACACAAAATTATTGACACAACCAAAAGGGGTAGTGTTCTCTAAAGTGTGTCTCCCAGTGGCAACCTCCTTATCCCTTGATTTAACAAACTTTTCCCACTCATCCTTACAAGATAGAGCCCGTGAACGTAAATTATCATTCTCCTCTTTCAGCAAATAGTAAAGTAACTTCATAACACTCCCTTCCCCAGGAAAGTGCTCTATTACTTTCGCCCTCCGGTTGGCGAGTATCTGAAGCTTGCGAAGCGTAGCAAAACCTGATACCTGCTTGTTATCGGAAGTCGCTAAACTTATCCTATTTCTTCTTTTATCCATAATTTTTCACCTTTTACCCAGTCAATAACTATTTGCTTGTAATCGTCCTTTATTTTGTATATGTAGTCTCTTTCTGCATGGCTCCAAGAACTCTCAATGATATCTTCTTTGTTTAGTGGTTTTCTTCTTAATTTCAAACCTCCACGAGCACCTGCTATCTGCCTTCCTGTTATTTTTGACTCAATACCTTCGGAAGGTCTTCTTTTCGCAATTTCATTCATCAAGAAAATTACCTGTTTGCTTGTTGCTGGCTCTTTGTCAACCTGTACTAAGGCCGCCAAGAGTATCCGTTGATAAGGTGTTGCATCCTTTAAATATGAGAGAAGTTCGGCTTTGGTCCATGGTTCTTCTTCCCTTTCAGCGACTTCTTTTTCCTCCTTTTCTTCAACTTGTTCTTCAACAGCCGTTGATTTCGTGGTGGCTATTTCCACTATTAGCCTCACTATATTTCCAATGTTAATACTTTCAATGGGTAGAAGAAGATTTTGAACTTTCTCTATTGCCTGTTTCTCTCCTATTACTGGCTCTAATTCTTCTTTTAGAGTTATAACTTCCATTAGGTCATCATAGAGAATTAAACGCATTCTATCTTTGTATTTACTTCCTAATATTTGCTCAATCAGAGGTTGAACATCACCCTTGCCTATGACATATAACCCAAAAATATTTTTAACTCCTTCCTGTTTAGATAGTTCTTCAAGATAATCTCCAAGTTGACTCACACTCCCAATAGGCCAAGTGCTGGTTTTTACTTCCAGAACTATCATATCTCCATTTTCTCTTTTCCAAATCCCGTCATAATTTTCTTCTCCTGACTTTCCCATATATCTTCCATACTTTATTTCAAATCCTAATCTTCGCCCTAAAGAAACAATCAAATCTTGAAATGCCCTATTATACGGATCATGCGCGCCTTTACTCTCACTTATGCATTCATCAAGCCATTTTTTTATTTGTTCAGTAGGCCATTTCTCCTTTTCAATGAATTCTCTAAATCTATTCACTTGTTCTGTTCCATCTTTCAGTTCATCCCCCAACAGATGCAATATATCTTTTATCTCAATCATCTTACCACCTCTTTTTATGTTTCATGGCGATTTCCGATAACGGACTGCGGACATGCGAAGTTTCCCGTAGGGAAATTTGGGCGAGCGTGAGCGAGCCACATATCCGTCTGTTAGGCGAAGTAAATCTTTCATTCTATCATTTACCAAAAGCATTCATTTCCTGCTGAGCTCGATAGTCGGGAACTATATGGACTCCATCATAGTAAACCTTGAATTCTGTAATAATTTTACCTTTGTAGGCTACAGGAATTACCCAACAGGATTCTGGTTCTCTGAATTCGGCACCGTCCAGAATTTCTAAATTCTTCACAATATCAGTAAGTAACTGCTTTACATTGGACATTGGAACAATTGTTTGGAAGGATATTGAATGGTACCCTTTAGGGAGCTCTGTACCTGTTGCTGGGTCAAAATTTATAACCCCTACAACGGCGCCATCGTATAATATTGCTCCTTTTACTTCAACCTCCCCTCTTGGAGCACGAACTATCCAAATTTTGCCTGGAGTTAGATATGGCTTTATCTTTTGGGCAGAGTTTACCGCGAGTTTGGCATTGTTTAAAATAGCTTGCGAAACAGGACCAGAAAAAGGAGGAGGTGGCGGAATCTGTCCAGGAACAGGTGGAGGAACCTGTCTAGGTGGTGGAGTTTGTTCAGGAGCAGGGGGAACCGCTGATCTTTGTTTTACAGGTGAATTCAGCAATGGTGGTTTTTCTTGTGCGTTTATCATACTTGTACCTCCCAATAAGACTAGTAAACACATAACATACTTCAATAAAGTTTTCATGATTTTAGCCTCCTATATTATTTCGTCTAACTCGTTCATATCCGAACCGTTTGGATATACTGCCAATTTTGAAAGATATGCAAACGGTTCGTATATAGCTCTCTGCGAATAGCCACTGCATATTGTCTTTTTCTCTCTCAAGATTCACCTCTTGCTAAAAGATCGTTTTTCAAGCATCTCTATGAATTTAATCGTTACCTTAATTTTAATATTCTAGCCTCAACCGTCCACCTCCACCACTACCGGAAAAGGCACACCTAAACCGCTCAGGATTCCCATTCCGGTTTGAAGGGAGGGCAGAAGGTTTATCAAATCTCTTCCGGCAAATTCTACATAGGTTTCAACGGCGGCAAGGTCTGAAACGTTCATTGTTCTAAACATTGCTTGAGTGTTTGCCTGTGATAGAACATACTTGCTGACCTGCGCAGGCCTCTGAGTGATTACAACAAGCCCAAGGTTAAATTTTCTTCCTTCTGACGCTATTTTTCTTGCCATGGTAAGGGCAAGGTTGTCTTTTCCTGCTGAAACGTCGCCGTAGCTTCCTTCAGGTGCAAAGTTGTGAGCTTCTTCAAGGACTATAAGTCTTTCTCTCTTATGTTCTTTGTTCTGATTGAAGAGCTCCTGCATGGCAAGGCCTGCAATATTTACCCTCGTAACGGGATCGGTTATGCGGGAAAAGTTGAAAACAACAACTTTTTTAGAGCTTTCAACGGCTGAAATAAGCTGATTGTAAGTTTCTACCTGAGTGGTTAAAACTTCCTCTCCAAAAATCTCTACCGCCTCTTTCTCAACACCTGCAGAAACACGCTTTTTAACCTTTTTCGGCTTTCCGTTTGAGGTTTCTATTTCTTCCTCTACCTCATCTTCCAGTTTTGAAAGAATGTCCAAAAGATTTTCATCTTTAAATACAGTTCTTTTAAGGGATGGCTTTATAAGACTTGAAAGGCAGGCTTTATTGTCTCTTGCAAGTCCGGAATTACCGCTTACAAGGTAAGAAAATCCTGCCTCTTTCACAAGCCATTCCACCTCATCAGGGTGGATGGGAAATAGGGTTTCTTCAAAAACAACATGCATAATGTCTTCCTGAGAAAGGGAGTCTGAAAGTTCATCGTAATACTCGCCGTGAGGATCAAAGATGAAGGTTTGAACGGGATAATCTTTTAAAAACCGTGAGAGGAAAATTTTTGTGAAGTGGCTTTTCCCTGAACCTGTTGTGCCCAAAATTAGCATGTGTTTCGTTATTATCTCTTTGCCGTCAATAAAAACTTCCTGGTCACTGTCTTCTAATGTTCCCACTTTGACGGGATAAGTCATACTTCTACCTGAAAAAGTCCTTTTTACAAGGTTTCTTATAGTATCTGAAGATGCAAGGTAAACAGGTTCTCCCACATCAAAAGGTTCCATGTTCGTCTCAAGCTTTCCATTTTTTACAATTCCTAAAACTTCTGCAACGGCAACTCTTACCCTGTCGCTGTTCTCGTTAAGGTAAGACCACACGGCAGCCTTTTTCCATTCTTTTCCTTTCCTCCCTGTAAACAAGGTTTTAAACGTATCAACAGAACCAAAAACCGGTGATTCACCGGCAGAAAATGGATTGGCAAAAAATCCCATATCGTAGGAGTAAATTGTCACAATCTTGGCAAGGATTGTGCCTTCACTGCGTCTAACTTCAACATAAGACTGCTCTTTTAGTTCAGGTTCAATGAGAATAAACTCAAAAGAGCGGGATTTAACAGGATTTATCGCAAAACCTAAAAGGTTCTCGTCAAACTTTGCAGAATCACTTTTTATCTGTTCAAAGTATGAAACAAGCTCTTTTACTTCTTTTTCATCATCGTTAATATCATAGTAAACGGCAGCCTCTATATTGCCTGAATCATAGTTTGAAAAGCCAGCGCCTGTGAAGTTTGCAGAACCTACAACCGCTTTTTCCTCGTCAACAAGAATAAATTTTGCATGAAGTCTGTTGTTTAAATAAACCTGACCATCCTTTTCTTCTACCTTTCTGAATACATAATCGTCAGTTATGAGAAGATCTTGAAGTTCAGAGGCTCTTAGTATAACTTCAAGTTCCACACTGTCAGGAAGATTTGAAAGCAGCTTATCAACGATACTCCCCTTTAACCAGGCAGAGGAAATTTTTACACTCTCCTTCGCTTCCTTAACTATTGATTCCACGCAAGAGTATATCTCATCACTTTTTAATGTTTTCATAATTTCTCCTCCCCGTTAAAACTTTTTAAATTATACATCTAACGACGCCAGATTGTTGCTCCATAACCGAAGATAAGTTCTATTAGACATTCTGGAAAATCATCATCAATCTCGTATAGAAAAGTTCTTTCCCCCACACTATGCGTCTTCACCTCGTAGAATTTTTCAAAATCCCCAAAAGATGTAACAAACCTCACCCAGATTTTTCTTTTCCCAAGGTAGGGCGTTCTTGTTTTTATAATCATCAATCCTCCTTCATCAAAGTTTTAAAAGGATAATAGCCTTAAAATAGGACTGTATCTGTCACATAAACCAGAATTTGACGAAAA
This window encodes:
- a CDS encoding helicase HerA domain-containing protein → MKTLKSDEIYSCVESIVKEAKESVKISSAWLKGSIVDKLLSNLPDSVELEVILRASELQDLLITDDYVFRKVEEKDGQVYLNNRLHAKFILVDEEKAVVGSANFTGAGFSNYDSGNIEAAVYYDINDDEKEVKELVSYFEQIKSDSAKFDENLLGFAINPVKSRSFEFILIEPELKEQSYVEVRRSEGTILAKIVTIYSYDMGFFANPFSAGESPVFGSVDTFKTLFTGRKGKEWKKAAVWSYLNENSDRVRVAVAEVLGIVKNGKLETNMEPFDVGEPVYLASSDTIRNLVKRTFSGRSMTYPVKVGTLEDSDQEVFIDGKEIITKHMLILGTTGSGKSHFTKIFLSRFLKDYPVQTFIFDPHGEYYDELSDSLSQEDIMHVVFEETLFPIHPDEVEWLVKEAGFSYLVSGNSGLARDNKACLSSLIKPSLKRTVFKDENLLDILSKLEDEVEEEIETSNGKPKKVKKRVSAGVEKEAVEIFGEEVLTTQVETYNQLISAVESSKKVVVFNFSRITDPVTRVNIAGLAMQELFNQNKEHKRERLIVLEEAHNFAPEGSYGDVSAGKDNLALTMARKIASEGRKFNLGLVVITQRPAQVSKYVLSQANTQAMFRTMNVSDLAAVETYVEFAGRDLINLLPSLQTGMGILSGLGVPFPVVVEVDG